The sequence below is a genomic window from Thermoflavifilum sp..
GAAAGGGCATAGCTGCAATTTTATATGAAATTGCGCACAAGTCGGCCCGCATACCTGCTTACAAGATGTACCGCCAGATCATTGCCAGCGGCATCACCGTGGGCTTTGGGGGATCGGCAGGCCTGGAAAGTCCTATTGCCGTTACTGGAGCAGCGATTGGCTCCAATTATGCAACCACATACGGTTTATCTTACAAAGAACGTATCTTGCTACTGGCCGCCGGATCAGCGGCGGGCATTGCGTCTGCATTTAATGCACCGATTGCTGGTGTCATGTTTGCGATTGAAATCATACTGACCGGAGTTGTATTTTCGGATTTCATACCGCTTATCATTGCTTCTGTAGCCGGTGCATTGGTTTCCAAAATGATATTGAACGAACAGATTCTGCTGCATTTTAATCTTCAACAAAATTTTGATTATCGCAACACCCCATTTTATTTGTTGCTGGGCATTTGCTGTGGAATGTATTCCAGATACTATGCCTTAATGGCGCATCGGGTTGAAGCATTTTTCAAGCGATTCCATACCCATCAAACCCTGCGCAAAGCTGCCATAGGAGGCATCATACTCGCGTTATGTTGCTTTGTGTTTCCACCTCTGTTTGGAGATGGATATGGATTTGTAAAAACGCTGGCCAACGAAGGGCCCGAACAACTCATCCGCACCAGCCTGTTTGCGCCTCTTGTAAATCATCACTGGGCTTTGCTTGCATTTGTGGGAAGCATTGCACTGGTAAAAGTCTTTGCTACTTCCACCACCATCTATGCCGGTGGTAGTGGCGGAAATTTCGCTCCATCGCTCTTTGCAGGTGCTTTTGTAGGTTATTTTTTTTCCCGATTGGTGGTTGATCTGCACATTTTTCCTTTGCCGGTAGCAAATTTCACGATTGTAGGCATGGCGGGCGTGATGAGCGGTGTTTTGTATGCACCGCTCACCAGTATATTCCTGATTGCAGAAGTTACAGGTGGATATGATTTGTTTATTCCGCTTATGATTGTGTCAGCAGTTTCTTACCTTATCGTCAGGCGTTTTTCGCCCTATTCTCTTGAAATCAGTGAATATGTGAAAGAAGGGAAAATCTTTACCCGTCAGTATGACAGCAATATCCTCTCCATGCTGCAGGTAAAAGATCTGGTCGACCGTACGGTTCCTTATTTTCATCCGCAAACCGGCCTGGAACAAATACTGTCGTCCATTCAGCATGATCATCATTTTTACTGGGCCGTAACGGACGAACAACATCGCCTGTTAGGCGTAATCCGGTTCGAAGACCTGAAAGCCTATATTTTTCCGACCGGCGAAAGAAAAACAAGTCTTACCGCCGGAGAACTGATGAAACCGATCTCGTTATCGATTCAGATCCATGAAAATATGAACCGGGTGATGGAAAAATTCGATACATCGGGAGAATGGTATTTACCCGTGTTGCAGGGCGATAAATACGTGGGACTGCTTTCAAAATCCACGGTGCTCAATGCTTATCGCACTACCTTAAAACATACCATTGAAGGATGATCAGGAATGCTGATTGATTTGTTCGAATACCTGACGAATCGTTTCCGTGAAACGACTTTGAATCATTTGTTCGGCAAGAATAATCATATTCTTGAAAGCCACAGCACTGGAAATCCCATGGCCGATGATGACGGGTTCGGCCACGCCCAGCACCGGTGTACCTCCGTAGTTTTCAAAATTCATCTGTTCGATGTAATCATCATGAATATTGCGGCGCCGTGCAATTTCATAAAACGACTCACCTAATTTCAGGATCACATTGCCTGTAAATCCTTCACACACAATTACATCGGCTTTTTCAGAAAACAGATCTCGTCCTTCAACATTCCCGATGAAATGGATAGCAGGATGTTGTTTGAGCAGGGGATAGGTAGCCTGAGCCAGCAGGTTACCCTTACCTTCTTCCTCACCGATATTCAGCAATCCCACACGAGGATCGGGAATCTGGAGAATATGCCGCGCATAAAGCGTTCCCAGCAGCGCAAATTGTACGAGGTTTTCGGGTTTACAATCTGCATTTAAACCCACATCGAGCAATACGCCGGGTTTACCGTTTTCACGAGGTACCAGCGTGGAAATAGTTGGGCGAAGTATGCCTTCAATGGTTTTAATGGTGTACAGGGTACCCACCATCATAGCCCCGGTATTGCCTGCACTGATGAAAGCATCGGATTGGTGTTCACGTAACAGGTGAAAGCCTATTGCAATAGAAGAATGGGGTTTCTCCTTCAGTGCACGGGTAGGAGGTTCGTGCATGCCAATGACATCGGGTGCATGCACCAGTTTATAATGTGTGGAAGGAATACCCTGCTGATCAAGCAAAGGACGAACGGCATCCTGATGGCCAATGAGTAGCAAATCAGCAGGAGAAGAAGTACTTTCCAGATATAAACGAACACCTTTTACCGCTTCTTCCGGGGCAAAATCGCCACCCATCATGTCAAGGCTGATGATCATCAGATATGCTTTAACAACTAAATACCGGGCTTAATTAGCTTTCCTTGCTCTGCTTTTCCATGACCACCTGTCCGCGATAATACAACTTGTTTTCTACCCAGTGGGCACGATGACGAAGATGTGCTTCTCCAGTGGTAGGATCAATGCTGATGGTGCCAGCAGTGGCTTTGTAGTGCGTTCTTCTTTTGGCAGAACGTTGCTGCGAATGTCTCCGTTTTGGGTTTGGCATATCGACTGAGTTTTAAATCATTGACGTGGAAATTTTTTATATAATTCATTCCATACTGAAGGCTGAACCGGCATTCCTGCGCGCATACGCATCTCTTCTAACTTCTGAATCACTGCCGGATTGCATCCGCTAACCCCATTTTCCAGATCCGGATGAATATGTTGCATGGGGATACTCAACAAAATGAATTCATGAATCCAGTCCGCCACATTCAGCATCGATTCCGTACGCGAAAGATAACTGACTTCCGGTTCTTCATTTTCATCGATTCCCTCCGGATGATCCACCAGCTTAACAATCTGATCGAATTCTTCCCAGAGCGATAAACGGTAAGGTTCCCCACATCGATCACAAGGAATGGTAACATCGCCGGTTATCGAAAATTTCAACCGGAACAATTGATCATTTTTTTCAAACTCGAGCCCTACATCAATCTGTGAATCAGAGAATTCCGTAACCACCTCATGCCGGGTAAAAAACTCATCGGTAATATGATACTGATAATGGTGAATCCCATTTTTCAAACCCACAAATGCAATATCATATTGCCGATCTACTTTCATGTACGCCAGCATTAATTTCTGCGCTTAGCCTTCCCATTTCCCCGTGAAAATGGGAATCGTGGCGACAAAATTACGATTTCTTCCTCTATTTTAAAAAGCAATCCCTTTTTACGGGAGATATATTCATTAAAAAAACTTAAAAATCTAAAAACTTATTTATATTTTAGCAGTACATTTGTTTTTGTTAACCAACCTGCGAAAAACCATGATACCCAGAGAATCTCGCTCTCCTATGAAAAAGCGTGATTTACCTGCTATTATTCACGCTCGTAGGATTCAGAAGCAGAAGACTATGCCAGTGGAAACTGCCATATCTTATCCGGTAGAGGTGCTGGCCAATTTCCCGCTCATTCGCCTCATCGAACACGCTACGATTGGATTTTTGCTGAGCGATACTGCCGATTTCTTTTGCTGGCAGAATGCGGCGATGGAAGAGGCATTGGCCCGTTCCTTTCCACAGGTGAAACTGGTGGGACATTCCTTTGCTGATAGCTTTGCTCAGCTCAGGCCATTGCTGAAATATCCTGACGAGGTATATGCCGATTTGCAGCACATGCTTGCTTTGCGTAAAGAAAAAACCGCTTATGATATTAACCTGATTCGGGGAGGTGTAGTTTCCCTCACTTACCTGCCTTTATTCGTTCAGGGACAATATGCCGGTGGCGTGTGGGCTATCGTTAACCTTGCCAGAAAGGGACAGGTTTATCGGACAGCCCGACTGGATGTGGGGAAATTCCGAACTATTCTGGGACATCTGGGTATCGGCTTTTGCGAATGCACGGCCGACGGTACTATCACACATGCCTACGATGGATTTTGTGAGCTTACCGGCTTCAATGCAGAAAGTCTTCGGGGCAAAAACATGTCAACACTTATTGCCCGGGAAGTGTCGCCGACAACGCATCCGTATCGACAGGCTACGACTTCCCGTGAGGTGGCGATTCGGACAAACGATGGAAATGAACGCTGGGCGCTGATGAGCCAGGTGAACCTGAGCGATGAAACGGATCACCAGTCGGGCGTGATGTACGTGTTTATGGATATCACACCGCAGAAGCAGTTACTGCAGGAGCTGGAAACTGTTGCCCGTCGGACGGAAGAATCTAAAATCGCCCTGCAACAATTCCTGGCCAGCATGAGCCACGAAATCCGCACGCCGCTCAATGCCATCATCGGCATGTCGCACCTATTGTCGGGAACGCGCCTCAGCCCCGAGCAAAAAGAGTACGTACACATTTTACAAAATTCCAGCAACATCCTGCTGAATCTGATATCCGATATCCTCAGCTTTTCCAAAATTGAATCCGGACACATGGAGGTGCAGCACCGGCAATTTAATCTCTACGAGCTGGTGCACTCCCTGACCCATACCTTTGAACTTAAGATGAAGAAAAAACCGGTGAAAATGGTGCTGGACTACGATGACCGGCTGAACCATTATCTCATCGGTGATGATATTTTGTTGAATCAAGTATTATTGAACCTGTTGAGCAATGCGGAAAAATTCACCAAAAAAGGTTTCATTCGTGTTTCAGTAAAACCGTTACAGATTCCACAGGAACAAAGGTCCGATGATCTGGATTCGCGGATCTGGCTGGAATTCAAAGTGGCCGATACCGGTATAGGCATAGAACCCGAAAAGCTGCACCTCATCTTTAAAGACTTCAAACAGGCACATCGAGCTGAAAGCGTGAAGCTGGGCGGCACCGGACTTGGCCTGTCCATCAGCAAAAAACTTATTGAATTGCAGGGCGGTAACATATCTGTTGAAAGCGAGGTGAATAAAGGCACCTGTTTTACGTTTACCCTGCCCTTCATCGATACGGGCATGCCCATCAAGCAGGAAACGACCACCCAAACCGGTGAAGATAACTTTGCAGGTGTGGCATTCCACGATACCTACGTGCTGGTCGTGGAAGATAATCCGATGAACATGATGTATATGACCTCGCTGCTGGACAAAATGAAAATCAATTATGACATCGCCACTGCTGGAGATGATGCGCTGGAAATGATTCGCAAGCAGCCGTATCACCTCATTTTAATGGATATTAAAATTCCGGTAATCGATGGGTTGGAAATATCCAGAATTGTAAGGTCGGAAGACGAAAATCCCAATATCGCTACACCCATCATCCTGATCACAGCCGCCGCACTGGAAAGTACGGTGAATATGGCAAGGGAATGCGGCATCAACGACCTGTTGCTGAAACCTTTTACGCCCGAACAACTGCTGCACATCATTCGCAAATATGCCAGCTACGAAGAAAATGACGAGGAGGTGAATACCTACGAGGAAGTACAACAAAAAATGTATCGATTCAATCCACGCCTCGATGTGAATTATTTGCAGGAATTATATGAAAACAATATTGAGTATGCTGCAGGATTATTCGGCATTTTCCTGGAAAACATACGTCCCGACTGGAATGAAATACTCAGGCTTAAACAGGCGCACGATACGCAAAACCTGTATCAGGCCATTCATAAAATCAAACCCAATTTTGCAATGGTAGGGCTAACCTGGATCGCCCAAACCCTGGAGCAAGCCGAAAAAGCCATTCGTAAAGAGGATACATGGCCTGAGATCGAAGCCCTGCTGACAAAAGCCGATAAAGAACTGGAAATTTACCTACCTGTTGTGGAAGAAGAATATCAACACCTGCAGGCATTTGTGCAATCGCTCTCCTGAATCATTCAGGCATAGGTGTGTAGAATATCTTTCACCTGATGATAATAACTTCTCCCAAACAACAGCAAGTGCACAAGCAGGTAGTATAACTGATGTAAACGTAGCCTGCGTCGCCAGCCCTG
It includes:
- a CDS encoding chloride channel protein, coding for MQRFKSYFRFLRFLLRMQHHTEEVIQQHEIPLNWLREKINRQQFLILSGILVGLTTGVASVLLKTLVHFITLLITQDYHFRYQLMFYIIFPFSGMVITACIVHYMFKGKDGKGIAAILYEIAHKSARIPAYKMYRQIIASGITVGFGGSAGLESPIAVTGAAIGSNYATTYGLSYKERILLLAAGSAAGIASAFNAPIAGVMFAIEIILTGVVFSDFIPLIIASVAGALVSKMILNEQILLHFNLQQNFDYRNTPFYLLLGICCGMYSRYYALMAHRVEAFFKRFHTHQTLRKAAIGGIILALCCFVFPPLFGDGYGFVKTLANEGPEQLIRTSLFAPLVNHHWALLAFVGSIALVKVFATSTTIYAGGSGGNFAPSLFAGAFVGYFFSRLVVDLHIFPLPVANFTIVGMAGVMSGVLYAPLTSIFLIAEVTGGYDLFIPLMIVSAVSYLIVRRFSPYSLEISEYVKEGKIFTRQYDSNILSMLQVKDLVDRTVPYFHPQTGLEQILSSIQHDHHFYWAVTDEQHRLLGVIRFEDLKAYIFPTGERKTSLTAGELMKPISLSIQIHENMNRVMEKFDTSGEWYLPVLQGDKYVGLLSKSTVLNAYRTTLKHTIEG
- the plsX gene encoding phosphate acyltransferase PlsX, whose amino-acid sequence is MIISLDMMGGDFAPEEAVKGVRLYLESTSSPADLLLIGHQDAVRPLLDQQGIPSTHYKLVHAPDVIGMHEPPTRALKEKPHSSIAIGFHLLREHQSDAFISAGNTGAMMVGTLYTIKTIEGILRPTISTLVPRENGKPGVLLDVGLNADCKPENLVQFALLGTLYARHILQIPDPRVGLLNIGEEEGKGNLLAQATYPLLKQHPAIHFIGNVEGRDLFSEKADVIVCEGFTGNVILKLGESFYEIARRRNIHDDYIEQMNFENYGGTPVLGVAEPVIIGHGISSAVAFKNMIILAEQMIQSRFTETIRQVFEQINQHS
- the rpmF gene encoding 50S ribosomal protein L32; this translates as MPNPKRRHSQQRSAKRRTHYKATAGTISIDPTTGEAHLRHRAHWVENKLYYRGQVVMEKQSKES
- a CDS encoding DUF177 domain-containing protein — protein: MKVDRQYDIAFVGLKNGIHHYQYHITDEFFTRHEVVTEFSDSQIDVGLEFEKNDQLFRLKFSITGDVTIPCDRCGEPYRLSLWEEFDQIVKLVDHPEGIDENEEPEVSYLSRTESMLNVADWIHEFILLSIPMQHIHPDLENGVSGCNPAVIQKLEEMRMRAGMPVQPSVWNELYKKFPRQ
- a CDS encoding ATP-binding protein yields the protein MPVETAISYPVEVLANFPLIRLIEHATIGFLLSDTADFFCWQNAAMEEALARSFPQVKLVGHSFADSFAQLRPLLKYPDEVYADLQHMLALRKEKTAYDINLIRGGVVSLTYLPLFVQGQYAGGVWAIVNLARKGQVYRTARLDVGKFRTILGHLGIGFCECTADGTITHAYDGFCELTGFNAESLRGKNMSTLIAREVSPTTHPYRQATTSREVAIRTNDGNERWALMSQVNLSDETDHQSGVMYVFMDITPQKQLLQELETVARRTEESKIALQQFLASMSHEIRTPLNAIIGMSHLLSGTRLSPEQKEYVHILQNSSNILLNLISDILSFSKIESGHMEVQHRQFNLYELVHSLTHTFELKMKKKPVKMVLDYDDRLNHYLIGDDILLNQVLLNLLSNAEKFTKKGFIRVSVKPLQIPQEQRSDDLDSRIWLEFKVADTGIGIEPEKLHLIFKDFKQAHRAESVKLGGTGLGLSISKKLIELQGGNISVESEVNKGTCFTFTLPFIDTGMPIKQETTTQTGEDNFAGVAFHDTYVLVVEDNPMNMMYMTSLLDKMKINYDIATAGDDALEMIRKQPYHLILMDIKIPVIDGLEISRIVRSEDENPNIATPIILITAAALESTVNMARECGINDLLLKPFTPEQLLHIIRKYASYEENDEEVNTYEEVQQKMYRFNPRLDVNYLQELYENNIEYAAGLFGIFLENIRPDWNEILRLKQAHDTQNLYQAIHKIKPNFAMVGLTWIAQTLEQAEKAIRKEDTWPEIEALLTKADKELEIYLPVVEEEYQHLQAFVQSLS